Proteins encoded in a region of the Shumkonia mesophila genome:
- a CDS encoding carbohydrate ABC transporter permease yields MSALRRLVYATGVLALCAWVLVPIYFITLGAFGGRTGVFKWPKSVLPVDTSFAAFKLFLSIEGVGHAALNSVIAASICMVLSIALGAPAGYALARYSFPGQNVYRLLILLTRAFPLAILALPLTVIFIRVGLYDTPLGVALIHTALALPFAALISSSLFLGIPREFEEAAWVFGCTRAQAFRKIVLPLALPGIAATAIFAFVISWNEVFAASVLTVRERTLTAYLLTVLSESPLHFRFAGGFLLIVPSIAFIFAVRKYLFAMWGIANR; encoded by the coding sequence CCGGCGTTCTGGCGCTGTGCGCCTGGGTGCTGGTGCCGATCTACTTTATCACGCTGGGCGCCTTCGGCGGCCGGACGGGAGTGTTCAAATGGCCGAAGAGCGTACTGCCGGTCGATACCTCGTTCGCCGCCTTCAAGCTCTTCCTGTCCATCGAGGGAGTCGGCCATGCCGCGCTGAACAGCGTGATTGCGGCCAGCATCTGCATGGTCCTTTCGATCGCGCTCGGCGCCCCGGCCGGCTACGCGCTCGCCCGTTACAGCTTTCCGGGCCAAAACGTCTATCGGCTGCTGATTCTGCTGACGCGGGCCTTCCCGTTGGCCATCCTGGCCCTGCCGCTGACCGTCATCTTCATTCGCGTCGGCCTCTACGATACCCCGCTCGGCGTCGCCCTCATCCACACGGCGCTTGCCCTGCCGTTCGCGGCGCTCATTTCCTCCAGCCTGTTCCTGGGCATCCCGCGCGAATTCGAAGAAGCCGCCTGGGTGTTCGGCTGTACGCGCGCCCAGGCTTTTCGCAAGATCGTGCTGCCGCTTGCCCTGCCGGGCATCGCCGCCACCGCCATCTTCGCCTTCGTCATCTCGTGGAACGAGGTTTTCGCGGCCTCGGTGCTGACGGTGCGCGAGCGCACCCTGACCGCATACCTTTTGACCGTGCTGTCGGAATCGCCGCTTCATTTCCGCTTTGCCGGCGGCTTCCTGCTGATTGTTCCGTCCATCGCTTTCATCTTCGCGGTGAGGAAGTACCTCTTCGCGATGTGGGGCATCGCCAACCGCTGA
- a CDS encoding ABC transporter ATP-binding protein produces MAEILIDRVRKDFGPVRALDEVTLKIADGEFVALLGPSGCGKTTLLRIIAGLETQTAGRIVIGGRDLTDVPTRSRGLAMVFQNYAVFPHMTVYENIAFGLRMQRADQQRVADLVARAAQLLHIEPYLERYPGNLSGGQRQRVAVARALAVEPPVLLMDEPLSNLDALLRLEMRAELKTVLQHAGTTTIYVTHDQTEAMGLADRIAVMHGGRIVQIDTPTEIYRHPKTRFVGGFVGSPPMNFLSAEVKDGQVRLGGLAIPVSAGDGPLLAGVRPEDFAIVEPAQGIAAEILVVEPLGSHTLLTARCDGSTIRIVAPDIVDWPAGRRIGLVPAAGRIVWMDPKSEQALERKE; encoded by the coding sequence ATGGCTGAGATCCTGATCGATCGCGTCCGCAAGGACTTCGGGCCGGTTCGCGCCCTCGACGAGGTGACGCTCAAGATCGCCGACGGCGAATTCGTTGCCTTGCTGGGGCCATCCGGCTGCGGCAAGACGACCCTGCTGCGCATCATCGCCGGGCTGGAGACGCAAACCGCCGGGCGGATCGTCATCGGCGGGCGCGACCTGACCGACGTGCCGACGCGCAGTCGCGGTCTCGCCATGGTGTTCCAGAACTACGCCGTCTTCCCGCACATGACGGTCTACGAGAATATCGCCTTCGGCCTTCGCATGCAGCGGGCCGATCAGCAGCGGGTCGCCGATCTGGTGGCCCGTGCCGCCCAGCTTCTGCACATCGAGCCCTACCTCGAGCGCTATCCCGGCAACCTTTCGGGTGGGCAGCGCCAGCGGGTGGCGGTGGCGCGCGCGCTGGCCGTCGAACCGCCGGTGCTGCTGATGGACGAGCCGCTGTCGAACCTCGATGCGCTGCTCCGCCTTGAGATGCGGGCCGAACTGAAAACCGTGCTGCAGCACGCCGGGACGACGACCATCTATGTCACCCACGACCAGACGGAAGCCATGGGCCTGGCCGACCGCATCGCCGTGATGCACGGCGGCAGGATCGTGCAGATCGACACGCCGACCGAGATCTACCGCCATCCGAAGACCAGGTTCGTCGGCGGCTTCGTCGGCAGTCCGCCGATGAACTTCCTGTCGGCCGAGGTCAAGGACGGCCAGGTGCGGCTTGGCGGCCTGGCCATTCCGGTATCGGCCGGCGACGGGCCGCTGCTGGCCGGCGTGCGGCCGGAAGACTTCGCCATCGTCGAGCCGGCGCAAGGAATCGCCGCCGAGATCCTGGTGGTCGAGCCGCTGGGCTCGCATACGCTGCTCACCGCCCGCTGCGACGGCAGCACGATCAGGATTGTCGCGCCGGACATCGTGGATTGGCCGGCCGGCCGCCGGATCGGCCTGGTGCCCGCGGCGGGACGGATCGTCTGGATGGACCCCAAGTCGGAACAGGCTTTGGAACGAAAGGAATGA